One window of the Pieris brassicae chromosome 2, ilPieBrab1.1, whole genome shotgun sequence genome contains the following:
- the LOC123719971 gene encoding bromodomain adjacent to zinc finger domain protein 1A isoform X2 — protein MPLLKRKAFEKSSASGYLRDDDEVFHCEITDEIFKDYEEYCERIILVNSMVWSCEMTGKNNLTYAEALETEKAARKSLRDFPMELRIPILYLATKTNRSSFAEMSEDVFNYVRERYFVGETVEACLEGDNWREAHILSVDSQTQHPDNKTMLPASAYCYEVEQYDENDSSATGQIGTAPYERIRRRKGIYSRDKNRLFLKQFVEMGPVITIKASAIEKYNINKVHFDQIFTGTSPIFPPSKKLLMSPSTSKVQAKPGSASKLKSMKSPQKGRQESMDKFVKKADKSDVSKPKIVNPEARKNAQELAMKMRRAEEQLRQRKEDEKAKKKEKTARVMAYMKEWQKVKDDLELEDHKVLPKGTPVLIEGIEPKHIGDFLSVLDFVHTYADVLKTKDVFHNELDWETFRKALTVKDSAGSFSDLIQMFLSAIFSLQEDEAEEYNEKGGIQESTVEKNSEETEMGVNRAIELATRASKWAQTYLGTPLSKLPLDPSTVSEVLRLHLLSSGSAAGSRCVAWRYHQRGGYSSNDDPGLHLRIQRPAILKRLTQKHVADLPMDDKFAILQCLMNQVLSYATVRDMVEDKFEEYKNLKQAYRLLQINERKREPQLATARMELRREAAAKKEQQKLTGDKAKQVDEQMKKDIDKITKESEQKKIEFEKKSKELQMQLFEFTNYLGMDRAFHRYWISRRLGGLFVEAGNEYRGTCRPKPVPLPERTPTDSADLLAYVTELYHSGAKEKEGSDKENESGSNSRGNSPKKPLAHVNGVNNKMSPDSIERLRDLMVCTADANTCYVHGKSERPQWWVYTNEAQVDALIAALNKRGIREADLKHVLEMERNSLIEHLAKSPFAVNETSKAQTPLHPPATRRRAIRSSLVVPAECSLEEALELALRDHILELEEKIHHGCLGALKVKDREAWRGTIMLRSYDKQAEFLNWGPNKAFRDDTHLPDGTLRIPNGTEETEKEKPKNKYRDPVYYLEAPKSNGIKVEPVEDTKSEVIRGLASALLQVSQGIHHKYIKRPLGLDDKERKDREARNKPCDLDALERWEVSLMESRSIAALTLHLFVIDASVCWTASVLHASCKLCRRRTDPDNMLLCDGCNKGHHLYCLKPQLTSGLSYQKVPDGDWFCEQCKPKEKTPRKRRKLYTEESIEEPGDEDSDDDLSLGVCATCGSGGELGATCVACSNRYHMECAQPPLARAAKRWTCAECLAPPQSRAPAFRRRCAAAAMSSIQQYARNLHKRSYSTDSEDSEFNTALVKLKSKRSRGSKEPSPMANGNNRRSRKSKEDFNGGLTKRGKNSLTNGVHEDASYRKRRGKQDVKLHTEELQHLLRDALKHKDSWPFFEPVSIDDVPDYLDVITTPMDLNTVKQKLEDGQYTKDEEFLSDVALVFNNCYTYNQETHPVAKAGYRLEKYIIKRCQELNLPPLPESNPDDEDDVPLKRSLPESDETPQAKKARR, from the exons ATGCCCCTGTTAAAAAGAAAAGCCTTTGAGAAATCATCGGCGTCAGGGTATCTGCGTGACGATGATGAAGTTTTTCACTGTGAAATCACCGATGAGATATTCAAGGATTATGA GGAGTACTGTGAAAGAATCATTCTCGTTAACTCGATGGTATGGTCATGTGAGATGACGGGAAAGAATAATTTGACGTATGCTGAAGCTCTGGAAACTGAAAAAGCTGCAAGGAAATCACTTAGAGATTTCCCAATGGAACTAAGAATACCAATACTTTATCTTGCTACCAAAACCAATAGGAGTTCTTTTGCTGAGATGTCTGAAGATGTGTTTAATTATGTGAGGGAGAGATATTTTGTAGGGGAGACAGTGGAAGCTTGCCTTGAGGGTGACAATTGGCGGGAGGCCCATATCTTATCTGTTGACTCTCAAACACAACATCCAGATAA cAAAACAATGTTACCTGCTTCTGCTTATTGTTATGAAGTGGAACAATATGATGAAAATGATTCATCAGCTACAGGACAAATTGGCACAGCACCTTATGAACGAATAAGACGACGTAAAGGCATCTATTCACGGGATAAAAACAGGCTGTTTCTTAAACAATTTGTTGAAATGGGACCTGTTATTACCATAAAG GCATCTGCTATAGAGAAATACAACATCAACAAAGTGCACTTTGACCAAATATTCACAGGAACATCACCAATTTTCCCTCCATCTAAGAAGTTGTTAATGTCTCCGTCAACATCCAAGGTGCAGGCAAAACCTGGATCAGCTTCAAAGCTTAAGTCAATGAAGAGCCCACAAAAAGGCAGACAGGAATCAATGGATAAATTTGTGAAAAAGGCGGACAAAAGTGATG TTAGTAAACCAAAAATAGTAAATCCAGAGGCTAGGAAGAATGCACAAGAACTGGCAATGAAGATGCGTCGAGCTGAGGAACAATTAAGGCAGAGGAAGGAAGATGAAAAGGCAAAGAAAAAGGAGAAGACAGCTCGTGTTATGGCGTATATGAAGGAATGGCAGAAGGTCAAGGATGACTTAGAGTTGGAAGACCATAAG GTATTACCGAAGGGGACACCAGTACTTATAGAAGGCATAGAGCCGAAACACATTGGTGATTTCCTATCTGTGCTTGACTTTGTACATACCTACGCTGATGTGCTCAAGACCAAAGATGTTTTCCACAATGAATTAGACTGGGAGACTTTCCGTAAG GCCCTAACTGTAAAAGATTCAGCGGGATCATTTAGTGACTTAATACAGATGTTTCTGAGTGCTATCTTTTCATTGCAAGAAGATGAAGCAGAAGAATACAATGAGAAAGGAGGCATTCAGGAGTCCACAG tTGAAAAAAATAGTGAAGAAACAGAGATGGGCGTAAATCGAGCAATAGAGCTAGCGACGCGGGCTAGTAAGTGGGCCCAGACTTATCTCGGAACTCCACTCAGCAAGCTGCCATTGGATCCTTCCACCGTTAGCGAGGTTCTGAG GCTTCACCTGCTGTCGTCCGGCAGCGCTGCAGGCAGCCGTTGTGTGGCCTGGCGGTATCACCAGCGCGGTGGATACAGCTCCAATGACGATCCGGGTCTCCATCTCAGGATACAGAGGCCGGCGATACTCAAGCGACTGACGCAGAAACATGTTGCCGATTTGCCGATGG ATGATAAATTCGCAATCCTGCAATGTCTGATGAACCAAGTGTTGAGCTACGCGACCGTCCGTGACATGGTCGAGGATAAATTTGAAGAGTACAAAAATCTTAAGCAGGCTTACAGATTGCTTCAG ATAAACGAACGTAAGCGTGAGCCACAATTGGCGACCGCTCGGATGGAACTGCGTCGCGAAGCAGCAGCCAAGAAGGAACAACAGAAACTAACGGGAGACAAGGCGAAACAAGTAGACGAACAAATGAAGAAAGACATAGACAAGATAACTAAGGAGAGCGAACAGaagaaaattgaatttgaGAAGAAATCCAAAGAGTTGCAAATGCAGCTGTTCGAGTTTACTAATTATCTGG GAATGGACCGAGCATTCCACCGCTACTGGATCTCGCGGCGCCTGGGCGGTCTGTTCGTGGAAGCGGGGAACGAGTACCGTGGCACTTGCAGGCCCAAGCCGGTGCCGTTGCCCGAGCGGACGCCGACGGACTCCGCGGACTTGCTGGCTTACGTCACCGAGTTGTACCACTCGGGGGCCAAGGAGAAAG AAGGCAGTGACAAAGAAAACGAGTCTGGTTCAAATTCTCGCGGCAATTCACCCAAGAAGCCCTTGGCCCACGTGAACGGcgtcaataataaaatgtcaCCGGACAGTATCGAACGGCTGAGAGACCTGATGGTCTGCACGGCTGACGCTAACACTTGCTATGTGCACGGAAAG agCGAGCGTCCCCAATGGTGGGTATACACCAACGAGGCGCAAGTCGATGCACTCATAGCGGCCCTTAACAAACGCGGAATTCGCGAAGCAGATCTCAAACATGTGCTGGAAATGGAGAGGAACTCGCTCATCGAACACTTGGCTAAAAGTCCATTTGCAGTTAATGAAACTTCTAAAGCTcag acTCCGTTGCATCCGCCTGCAACTCGTCGTCGGGCCATCAGATCGTCTCTAGTGGTTCCTGCGGAGTGCtccttggaggaggccttaGAGCTGGCTTTGAGAGACCATATCTTGGAACTGGAAGAAAAAATCCATCATGGATGCTTGGGGGCACTTAAAGTTAAG GACCGTGAAGCATGGCGTGGTACAATAATGTTACGAAGTTACGACAAACAAGCCGAGTTCTTGAACTGGGGACCAAACAAAGCCTTTAGAGACGACACCCATCTACCCGACGGAACTTTACGAATACCCAATG GCACAGAGGAAACAGAAAAAGAAAAACCAAAGAACAAATACAGGGATCCGGTATACTATTTGGAGGCACCCAAATCTAATGGAATCAAGGTGGAACCCGTTGAAGATACAAAGTCTGAAGTCATCAGAGGTCTAGCGAGTGCTTTACTACAAGTCTCCCAGGGAATTcatcacaaatatattaaacgacCGCTTG GTCTAGATGACAAAGAGCGAAAGGACCGCGAAGCCAGAAACAAACCTTGCGACCTCGATGCCTTGGAACGTTGGGAAGTCTCTCTCATGGAGTCCCGAAGTATCGCAGCCCTAACGCTTCACCTGTTCGTGATCGATGCGAGCGTCTGCTGGACGGCGAGCGTGCTGCATGCGAGCTGCAAATTGTGCAGACGACGCACGGATCCTGATAACATGCTGTTATGTGACGGATGCAATAAGGGTCACCATTTGTATTGTCTGAAACCGCAGTTAACT TCTGGGCTTTCATATCAG aaaGTACCCGATGGCGACTGGTTTTGTGAACAGTGTAAGCCGAAAGAGAAAACACCGCGTAAACGCAGGAAACTTTACACGGAAGAGAGTATAGAAGAGCCAGGGGATGAAGATag CGACGATGACCTTTCGCTCGGCGTATGCGCCACTTGCGGTAGTGGGGGTGAGTTGGGGGCGACTTGCGTCGCCTGTTCCAACAGGTACCACATGGAATGCGCTCAGCCGCCCTTAGCCCGAGCTGCCAAGAGATGGACCTGCGCCGAGTGTCTGGCACCTCCTCAATCGCGAG CCCCGGCGTTCCGCCGTCGTTGTGCGGCCGCGGCCATGTCTTCAATACAGCAGTACGCGCGCAACTTGCACAAGCGATCCTACTCAACGG ATTCAGAAGATAGTGAATTCAATACAgctttagtaaaattaaagtCAAAGCGATCACGTGGCAGCAAAGAACCTTCGCCAATGGCCAATGGAAATAATAGACGAAGCAGGAA GTCGAAGGAAGATTTCAATGGCGGTTTAACTAAAAGAGGAAAGAATTCACTTACAAATGGTGTGCATG aaGATGCCAGCTATAGAAAGAGAAGAGGGAAACAAGATGTGAAACTGCACACTGAGGAATTACAACATTTGTTGAGAGATGCATTAAAACACAAGGACAGCTGGCCTTTCTTTGAACCAGTATCTATAGATGAT GTCCCTGACTATCTAGATGTCATAACCACTCCAATGGACCTGAACACAGTAAAACAGAAGCTTGAAGATGGACAGTACACAAAAGATGAAGAGTTTCTCTCAGACGTTGCGCTGGTCTTCAATAACTGTTACACATACAACCAGGAAACACATCCAGTGGCTAA GGCTGGATACCGGTtggagaaatacataataaaacgcTGTCAGGAACTAAATTTACCACCACTACCTGAAAGTAATCCTGATGATGAAGATGATGTACCACTAAAGAGAAGTCTGCCAGAGAGTGATGAAACACCTCAAGCAAAGAAAGCAAGGCGATA G
- the LOC123719971 gene encoding bromodomain adjacent to zinc finger domain protein 1A isoform X1, with amino-acid sequence MPLLKRKAFEKSSASGYLRDDDEVFHCEITDEIFKDYEEYCERIILVNSMVWSCEMTGKNNLTYAEALETEKAARKSLRDFPMELRIPILYLATKTNRSSFAEMSEDVFNYVRERYFVGETVEACLEGDNWREAHILSVDSQTQHPDNKTMLPASAYCYEVEQYDENDSSATGQIGTAPYERIRRRKGIYSRDKNRLFLKQFVEMGPVITIKASAIEKYNINKVHFDQIFTGTSPIFPPSKKLLMSPSTSKVQAKPGSASKLKSMKSPQKGRQESMDKFVKKADKSDVSKPKIVNPEARKNAQELAMKMRRAEEQLRQRKEDEKAKKKEKTARVMAYMKEWQKVKDDLELEDHKVLPKGTPVLIEGIEPKHIGDFLSVLDFVHTYADVLKTKDVFHNELDWETFRKALTVKDSAGSFSDLIQMFLSAIFSLQEDEAEEYNEKGGIQESTVEKNSEETEMGVNRAIELATRASKWAQTYLGTPLSKLPLDPSTVSEVLRLHLLSSGSAAGSRCVAWRYHQRGGYSSNDDPGLHLRIQRPAILKRLTQKHVADLPMDDKFAILQCLMNQVLSYATVRDMVEDKFEEYKNLKQAYRLLQINERKREPQLATARMELRREAAAKKEQQKLTGDKAKQVDEQMKKDIDKITKESEQKKIEFEKKSKELQMQLFEFTNYLGMDRAFHRYWISRRLGGLFVEAGNEYRGTCRPKPVPLPERTPTDSADLLAYVTELYHSGAKEKEGSDKENESGSNSRGNSPKKPLAHVNGVNNKMSPDSIERLRDLMVCTADANTCYVHGKSERPQWWVYTNEAQVDALIAALNKRGIREADLKHVLEMERNSLIEHLAKSPFAVNETSKAQTPLHPPATRRRAIRSSLVVPAECSLEEALELALRDHILELEEKIHHGCLGALKVKDREAWRGTIMLRSYDKQAEFLNWGPNKAFRDDTHLPDGTLRIPNGTEETEKEKPKNKYRDPVYYLEAPKSNGIKVEPVEDTKSEVIRGLASALLQVSQGIHHKYIKRPLGLDDKERKDREARNKPCDLDALERWEVSLMESRSIAALTLHLFVIDASVCWTASVLHASCKLCRRRTDPDNMLLCDGCNKGHHLYCLKPQLTSGLSYQKVPDGDWFCEQCKPKEKTPRKRRKLYTEESIEEPGDEDSDDDLSLGVCATCGSGGELGATCVACSNRYHMECAQPPLARAAKRWTCAECLAPPQSRAPAFRRRCAAAAMSSIQQYARNLHKRSYSTDSEDSEFNTALVKLKSKRSRGSKEPSPMANGNNRRSRKSKEDFNGGLTKRGKNSLTNGVHEDASYRKRRGKQDVKLHTEELQHLLRDALKHKDSWPFFEPVSIDDVPDYLDVITTPMDLNTVKQKLEDGQYTKDEEFLSDVALVFNNCYTYNQETHPVAKAGYRLEKYIIKRCQELNLPPLPESNPDDEDDVPLKRSLPESDETPQAKKARR; translated from the exons ATGCCCCTGTTAAAAAGAAAAGCCTTTGAGAAATCATCGGCGTCAGGGTATCTGCGTGACGATGATGAAGTTTTTCACTGTGAAATCACCGATGAGATATTCAAGGATTATGA GGAGTACTGTGAAAGAATCATTCTCGTTAACTCGATGGTATGGTCATGTGAGATGACGGGAAAGAATAATTTGACGTATGCTGAAGCTCTGGAAACTGAAAAAGCTGCAAGGAAATCACTTAGAGATTTCCCAATGGAACTAAGAATACCAATACTTTATCTTGCTACCAAAACCAATAGGAGTTCTTTTGCTGAGATGTCTGAAGATGTGTTTAATTATGTGAGGGAGAGATATTTTGTAGGGGAGACAGTGGAAGCTTGCCTTGAGGGTGACAATTGGCGGGAGGCCCATATCTTATCTGTTGACTCTCAAACACAACATCCAGATAA cAAAACAATGTTACCTGCTTCTGCTTATTGTTATGAAGTGGAACAATATGATGAAAATGATTCATCAGCTACAGGACAAATTGGCACAGCACCTTATGAACGAATAAGACGACGTAAAGGCATCTATTCACGGGATAAAAACAGGCTGTTTCTTAAACAATTTGTTGAAATGGGACCTGTTATTACCATAAAG GCATCTGCTATAGAGAAATACAACATCAACAAAGTGCACTTTGACCAAATATTCACAGGAACATCACCAATTTTCCCTCCATCTAAGAAGTTGTTAATGTCTCCGTCAACATCCAAGGTGCAGGCAAAACCTGGATCAGCTTCAAAGCTTAAGTCAATGAAGAGCCCACAAAAAGGCAGACAGGAATCAATGGATAAATTTGTGAAAAAGGCGGACAAAAGTGATG TTAGTAAACCAAAAATAGTAAATCCAGAGGCTAGGAAGAATGCACAAGAACTGGCAATGAAGATGCGTCGAGCTGAGGAACAATTAAGGCAGAGGAAGGAAGATGAAAAGGCAAAGAAAAAGGAGAAGACAGCTCGTGTTATGGCGTATATGAAGGAATGGCAGAAGGTCAAGGATGACTTAGAGTTGGAAGACCATAAG GTATTACCGAAGGGGACACCAGTACTTATAGAAGGCATAGAGCCGAAACACATTGGTGATTTCCTATCTGTGCTTGACTTTGTACATACCTACGCTGATGTGCTCAAGACCAAAGATGTTTTCCACAATGAATTAGACTGGGAGACTTTCCGTAAG GCCCTAACTGTAAAAGATTCAGCGGGATCATTTAGTGACTTAATACAGATGTTTCTGAGTGCTATCTTTTCATTGCAAGAAGATGAAGCAGAAGAATACAATGAGAAAGGAGGCATTCAGGAGTCCACAG tTGAAAAAAATAGTGAAGAAACAGAGATGGGCGTAAATCGAGCAATAGAGCTAGCGACGCGGGCTAGTAAGTGGGCCCAGACTTATCTCGGAACTCCACTCAGCAAGCTGCCATTGGATCCTTCCACCGTTAGCGAGGTTCTGAG GCTTCACCTGCTGTCGTCCGGCAGCGCTGCAGGCAGCCGTTGTGTGGCCTGGCGGTATCACCAGCGCGGTGGATACAGCTCCAATGACGATCCGGGTCTCCATCTCAGGATACAGAGGCCGGCGATACTCAAGCGACTGACGCAGAAACATGTTGCCGATTTGCCGATGG ATGATAAATTCGCAATCCTGCAATGTCTGATGAACCAAGTGTTGAGCTACGCGACCGTCCGTGACATGGTCGAGGATAAATTTGAAGAGTACAAAAATCTTAAGCAGGCTTACAGATTGCTTCAG ATAAACGAACGTAAGCGTGAGCCACAATTGGCGACCGCTCGGATGGAACTGCGTCGCGAAGCAGCAGCCAAGAAGGAACAACAGAAACTAACGGGAGACAAGGCGAAACAAGTAGACGAACAAATGAAGAAAGACATAGACAAGATAACTAAGGAGAGCGAACAGaagaaaattgaatttgaGAAGAAATCCAAAGAGTTGCAAATGCAGCTGTTCGAGTTTACTAATTATCTGG GAATGGACCGAGCATTCCACCGCTACTGGATCTCGCGGCGCCTGGGCGGTCTGTTCGTGGAAGCGGGGAACGAGTACCGTGGCACTTGCAGGCCCAAGCCGGTGCCGTTGCCCGAGCGGACGCCGACGGACTCCGCGGACTTGCTGGCTTACGTCACCGAGTTGTACCACTCGGGGGCCAAGGAGAAAG AAGGCAGTGACAAAGAAAACGAGTCTGGTTCAAATTCTCGCGGCAATTCACCCAAGAAGCCCTTGGCCCACGTGAACGGcgtcaataataaaatgtcaCCGGACAGTATCGAACGGCTGAGAGACCTGATGGTCTGCACGGCTGACGCTAACACTTGCTATGTGCACGGAAAG agCGAGCGTCCCCAATGGTGGGTATACACCAACGAGGCGCAAGTCGATGCACTCATAGCGGCCCTTAACAAACGCGGAATTCGCGAAGCAGATCTCAAACATGTGCTGGAAATGGAGAGGAACTCGCTCATCGAACACTTGGCTAAAAGTCCATTTGCAGTTAATGAAACTTCTAAAGCTcag acTCCGTTGCATCCGCCTGCAACTCGTCGTCGGGCCATCAGATCGTCTCTAGTGGTTCCTGCGGAGTGCtccttggaggaggccttaGAGCTGGCTTTGAGAGACCATATCTTGGAACTGGAAGAAAAAATCCATCATGGATGCTTGGGGGCACTTAAAGTTAAG GACCGTGAAGCATGGCGTGGTACAATAATGTTACGAAGTTACGACAAACAAGCCGAGTTCTTGAACTGGGGACCAAACAAAGCCTTTAGAGACGACACCCATCTACCCGACGGAACTTTACGAATACCCAATG GCACAGAGGAAACAGAAAAAGAAAAACCAAAGAACAAATACAGGGATCCGGTATACTATTTGGAGGCACCCAAATCTAATGGAATCAAGGTGGAACCCGTTGAAGATACAAAGTCTGAAGTCATCAGAGGTCTAGCGAGTGCTTTACTACAAGTCTCCCAGGGAATTcatcacaaatatattaaacgacCGCTTG GTCTAGATGACAAAGAGCGAAAGGACCGCGAAGCCAGAAACAAACCTTGCGACCTCGATGCCTTGGAACGTTGGGAAGTCTCTCTCATGGAGTCCCGAAGTATCGCAGCCCTAACGCTTCACCTGTTCGTGATCGATGCGAGCGTCTGCTGGACGGCGAGCGTGCTGCATGCGAGCTGCAAATTGTGCAGACGACGCACGGATCCTGATAACATGCTGTTATGTGACGGATGCAATAAGGGTCACCATTTGTATTGTCTGAAACCGCAGTTAACT TCTGGGCTTTCATATCAG aaaGTACCCGATGGCGACTGGTTTTGTGAACAGTGTAAGCCGAAAGAGAAAACACCGCGTAAACGCAGGAAACTTTACACGGAAGAGAGTATAGAAGAGCCAGGGGATGAAGATag CGACGATGACCTTTCGCTCGGCGTATGCGCCACTTGCGGTAGTGGGGGTGAGTTGGGGGCGACTTGCGTCGCCTGTTCCAACAGGTACCACATGGAATGCGCTCAGCCGCCCTTAGCCCGAGCTGCCAAGAGATGGACCTGCGCCGAGTGTCTGGCACCTCCTCAATCGCGAG CCCCGGCGTTCCGCCGTCGTTGTGCGGCCGCGGCCATGTCTTCAATACAGCAGTACGCGCGCAACTTGCACAAGCGATCCTACTCAACGG ATTCAGAAGATAGTGAATTCAATACAgctttagtaaaattaaagtCAAAGCGATCACGTGGCAGCAAAGAACCTTCGCCAATGGCCAATGGAAATAATAGACGAAGCAGGAA GTCGAAGGAAGATTTCAATGGCGGTTTAACTAAAAGAGGAAAGAATTCACTTACAAATGGTGTGCATG aaGATGCCAGCTATAGAAAGAGAAGAGGGAAACAAGATGTGAAACTGCACACTGAGGAATTACAACATTTGTTGAGAGATGCATTAAAACACAAGGACAGCTGGCCTTTCTTTGAACCAGTATCTATAGATGAT GTCCCTGACTATCTAGATGTCATAACCACTCCAATGGACCTGAACACAGTAAAACAGAAGCTTGAAGATGGACAGTACACAAAAGATGAAGAGTTTCTCTCAGACGTTGCGCTGGTCTTCAATAACTGTTACACATACAACCAGGAAACACATCCAGTGGCTAA GGCTGGATACCGGTtggagaaatacataataaaacgcTGTCAGGAACTAAATTTACCACCACTACCTGAAAGTAATCCTGATGATGAAGATGATGTACCACTAAAGAGAAGTCTGCCAGAGAGTGATGAAACACCTCAAGCAAAGAAAGCAAGGCGATAG